The Artemia franciscana chromosome 18, ASM3288406v1, whole genome shotgun sequence genome includes a window with the following:
- the LOC136038880 gene encoding eukaryotic translation initiation factor 3 subunit M-like — protein sequence MEDERELEDPCFYAYLDISLENQCKELCDYMQSLGADIPDSSGVLDDDLTHIIESCHFCFQENKELEMEAALNSITSLLVCMDMNRGESLVKKFCKKLTREQSKKLEISCLKVLYLLYQGLQTQSTPRYEVYCELIPLAGRTGQIMSVFTDTPTLKKSFPRVTIDKLQHLYRLIHEALLKCKESEKAAKVIMELLGTYTPENASQAKEDAQRCIVSALADPNTFLLDPLLALPPVKVLEGAPIHELLTIFVTDPLPTYLTFYNENKEFVDSLGLSHEENVRKMRLLTFMQMAEAKEELTFDEVQDQLQISEKDVHQFIIDVLKTKLVKARVNDKQKKILVSATMHRTFGKMQWAHLRGTLGSWETHLKNLSNGLTAVVKLQADIMNKAGLEGSLAPPMVL from the exons ATGGAAGATGAAAGAGAACTAGAAGATCCATGTTTCTATGCTTACCTTGatatttctctggaaaatcAG tgtaaagaactgTGTGACTACATGCAGTCTCTTGGAGCAGACATTCCTGATTCTTCTGGAGTTCTAGATGATGACCTGACACATATCATAGAATCTTGCCATTTCTGCtttcaagaaaataaagaattgGAAATGGAAGCTGCATTAAATAGTATCACATCTCTGCTTGTTTGT atGGATATGAATAGAGGTGAAAGTTTAGtcaaaaaattttgcaaaaagcTGACTCGAGAACAGTCTAAGAAATTGGAAATTTCATGCCTTAAAGT attatACCTATTGTACCAGGGACTGCAGACTCAGAGTACACCACGCTACGAAGTATATTGTGAATTAATCCCTTTGGCTGGTAGAACAGGGCAGATCATGTCAGTGTTTACAGACACCCCTACGCTCAAGAAATCTTTCCCACGGGTAACTATTGACAAGTTGCAACATCTTTATAGGCTTATTCATGAAGCGTTgctgaaatgtaaagaaag tgaaaaagctGCAAAAGTCATTATGGAACTTTTAGGTACATATACACCAGAAAACGCCTCTCAAGCaaaggaagatgctcaaaggtGTATTGTATCAGCACTGGCAGACCCAAATACTTTTCTGTTGGACCCCTTGCTGGCTTTACCACCTGTAAAGGTCCTTGAGGGAGCCCCAATCCATGAGCTTCTCACAATCTTTGTTACAGATCCTCTACCAACTTACCTAACTTTTTATAATGAGAACAAGGAATTTGTGGATTCTTTAG GTCTGAGCCATGAAGAAAATGTGCGAAAAATGAGATTGTTAACCTTTATGCAAATGGCTGAGGCAAAGGAGGAGTTGACATTTGATGAAGTGCAGGATCAGCTCCAAATCTCTGAGAAGGACGTCCATCAATTTATCATTGATGTGCTTAAAACCAAATTGGTCAAGGCTCGTGTAAATGACAAGCAGAAAAAG ATTCTCGTGTCTGCGACTATGCATCGAACATTCGGGAAAATGCAGTGGGCTCACCTTAGAGGGACCCTTGGCTCTTGGGAGACACATCTCAAGAACCTTAGTAATGGACTTACCGCTGTTGTGAAGCTGCAGGCTGATATCATGAATAAAGCTGGGCTAGAGGGGTCTCTTGCTCCCCCTATGGTGTTGTAG